The genomic interval ACTTGTTACGGACTACGACGTGGGGCTCGAGGGGATGCCGGGGGTGGAACCGGTGTCCGCGGACGCTGCCTTCGGAGTTTTCGCCGAGAACCTCGATAGACTGCGCGCCCTCTTGTTCCGGGCTGTGCCAAGAATCGGGCCGCAGCCCGACGACATCTGCGCCAACGCGCTCAGCAGCGCGATCGTGCATTAGCCGACACACGGCCGGTTTCTGACCGGCTCAAGCACTTTCGGAGGGCTTTTCCTTGACAAAATTTCTGACCGATTGGGGAGTCGTCGTCGCGCTGGCCTGTGCCGGTTGCGCCGTCGTCTACGGAGCCGCCACCTCGAGGTGGCTGCTTGCGAAATCTCCAGGTAACGACGAGATGCAGCGCATCTCCGCCGCCGTGCAGGAGGGCGCCTCCGCGTACCTGCGGCGCCAGTACACGATCATCGCCGGCGTAGCCGTGGTGCTGTTCCTGGTCCTCGGCTTCGCCATCAACTGGCGCACCGCGATCGGCTTCGCCATCGGAGGGACCTTCTCCGGCGCCGCGGGGTTCATCGGCATGAACATGTCGGTGAGGGCCAACGCCCGGGTGGCGGAGTCCGCGCGCAGGGGGATTCCGGCGGCGCTCGACGTGGCGTTCAAGGGCGGCGCCGTCACTGGCCTGCTGGTGGCCGGCCTGGCGCTGCTCGGCGTGGCGGGCTACTACGGCATCCTCGTGCTCGCCAACGTCAGTGACCGCCATGCGGTCGACGCCCTCGTGGGCCTCGGCTTCGGCGGGTCGCTGATCTCGGTCTTTGCCCGACTCGGCGGCGGCATCTTCACCAAGGCGGCCGACGTCGGCGCCGACCTCGTGGGCAAGATCGAGGCCGGCATTCCGGAGGACGACCCGCGCAACCCGGCCGTGATCGCCGACAACGTGGGCGACAACGTGGGCGACTGCGCGGGCATGGCCGCGGACCTCTTCGAGACCTATGCGGTCACCGCGGTGGCCGTGATGCTGCTCGGCGTCCTCACCTTCACCGAGGCGCGCCAGGTTGCCATCTACCCGCTCGTGATCGGCGGCGTCTCGATCCTCGCGTCCATCATCGGCACGTTCGCCGTGCGCTCCCGCGCCGGCAACGTGGAGCGCGCGCTCTACCAGGGCCTGATCGTCTCCGGCGTCCTCGCCGCGGGGGCGTTCTACCCGATCTCGCACTGGCTGATGGGCAACGTGACCGTGAAGGGCCACGTGCCGGCTCTCCTCAAGGGCGCAGCGGGCGCGTCGGCCACTGACTTCTGGCTGTGCGGCCTGATCGGCATCGGCATCACGGCTGGCCTGTTCGTGATCACCGACTACTACACGTCCACGCGCTTCCGGCCGGTGCGTTCGACGGCGCGCGCGTCGCAGACCGGGCACGCCACGAACATCATCCAGGGCCTGGCCCAGGGCTTCCAGGGCACGGCCGCGCCGGCCATCCTGATCGCGCTCGGCATCCTTGGCGCCAACCAGCTCGCCGGCATCTACGGCGTG from Thermoleophilaceae bacterium carries:
- a CDS encoding sodium-translocating pyrophosphatase; the protein is MTKFLTDWGVVVALACAGCAVVYGAATSRWLLAKSPGNDEMQRISAAVQEGASAYLRRQYTIIAGVAVVLFLVLGFAINWRTAIGFAIGGTFSGAAGFIGMNMSVRANARVAESARRGIPAALDVAFKGGAVTGLLVAGLALLGVAGYYGILVLANVSDRHAVDALVGLGFGGSLISVFARLGGGIFTKAADVGADLVGKIEAGIPEDDPRNPAVIADNVGDNVGDCAGMAADLFETYAVTAVAVMLLGVLTFTEARQVAIYPLVIGGVSILASIIGTFAVRSRAGNVERALYQGLIVSGVLAAGAFYPISHWLMGNVTVKGHVPALLKGAAGASATDFWLCGLIGIGITAGLFVITDYYTSTRFRPVRSTARASQTGHATNIIQGLAQGFQGTAAPAILIALGILGANQLAGIYGVGVAVMAQLSLTGLIVALDAFGPITDNAGGIAEMADLPQEVRDITDPLDAVGNTTKAVTKGYAIGSAVLAALVLFAAFVQGLHDEAGPGKVVKSFDISQPPVLIGLLIGGMMVFLFVALAIEAVGRAGGGVVEEVRRQFREKPGIMEGTERPDYARAVSIVTAAAQREMIIPALIPIVIPLVVGLISYQALGGLLIGVIIVGFFTAVSMTSGGGAWDNAKKLIEDGEFGGKGSEAHAAAVTGDTVGDPYKDTAGPAINPMIKIANIVAILMIPLIISIHG